The following nucleotide sequence is from Candidatus Aminicenantes bacterium.
GACGGCCGGGGCCAGGACCCGCCAACAGCGGGTAATGGGCGGCATGCGAACGTCGACCTCATCGCCCGGAGTCACGGGTTGGCTGGCCTTAACCGTGCGCTTGTTGACTTGTACGCGGCCGTTGCGGCATGCCTGCGTGGCCTGCGAACGGGACTTGAAAATGCGGCTGGCCCAGAGCCAACGGTCGATCCGGGCTTCAATTGCAATGGGGCTGGACTCCGGCATGAAATCAGTATACCATAGCCTGTTTGCAACCGGGTAAGGAGTTCCGCGTGCGGGGAACCAACTTGATCCACCTGGGGGTGGTGGTGGAGCTGTGAAGTTGGAGAGT
It contains:
- a CDS encoding RNA-binding S4 domain-containing protein; this encodes MPESSPIAIEARIDRWLWASRIFKSRSQATQACRNGRVQVNKRTVKASQPVTPGDEVDVRMPPITRCWRVLAPAVKRVSARRAAELAEEITPAEELRKLADFRRDPVGFIVAGRPPGSGRPTKKERRQVERMRRWQ